The genomic region GCTCTCGGTGCCGATGGTCAGACCGTGTTCGCCAAGGACATGGATGATGCAATCGCGAATTTCGAGACCATGCGCAGCAAGGGGATCAAATTGATCGACCTCGGCTGCATGCAGATCAACCATTATTACCACGGCGACAAGTTCGCGTCGGTCCGGGCGATGTTCGATCCCGCCAGGAACGTCGAATACGCCGCGCGCTTCCTCAAGGAGTTGAAGCAGCGCGAAGGCAGCTGGACCATGGCCGTCGCCCGCTACAATGCCGGCCCCAACAACCAGCCGGCGCAGAAGCGCTACGTCTGCCATATCGTTGCGCATCTCGTCT from Bradyrhizobium sp. CB1015 harbors:
- a CDS encoding transglycosylase SLT domain-containing protein gives rise to the protein MIRTWRRIIVAALFISSASAAQAAVETARPCEREMARAAQRHGIPLGILYAVGLTETGRRGALHPYALGADGQTVFAKDMDDAIANFETMRSKGIKLIDLGCMQINHYYHGDKFASVRAMFDPARNVEYAARFLKELKQREGSWTMAVARYNAGPNNQPAQKRYVCHIVAHLVSSGFGAWTDKARSFCQPKTT